Genomic window (Sediminispirochaeta smaragdinae DSM 11293):
CATTCCCGCTTTTATTACTTTTGAACTAATTAGTATATATCCTGAATAAACAACCGCTGATGCAACTGATAGAATAATACCAATAGAGTTCGCAGAACCTTTTGCTCCAATAATTACAACTGCACCTGTTAATGCAAAACCAAGTGCCAATATTTTTCGAAATGTAATCTTTTCTTTCAAAAATAAGGCAGAGCCTATCATTACCATCACAGGATAGGTATATAACAAAAGAGAGACAACACTTGCTGAAGCAAAATTAAGTGCTGTAAAATAACAAAAAGATTGTCCAGTGTATCCGACAGCACCCATTAGCAAAAAGATTAATATTTCTTTTTTTGATGGAAATACAAGCCTCTTCATCAATATTAGTAAAAACATAAAAATTGCTGCTACTGAAAAACGAAGAAAAAGCAACGTTAAAGTACTTGTATTCGCAGTATACGCTATTTTAGCAAATACAGGCATAAGTCCAAAAGAAACTGCTGAGATTGCAACAAGGACCACGCCTTCTATCTTGTTTATATATTGCATTTTAACTATCTCCCTTTGCTGTATGTTACAATTCTATACGATTTGAAACAATGAGACATAAAGTTTAGCATGAAGCTGTTCTTTCCAGCATATCCTATGACTGTATAATGATGCTTGCATCACCTTATAAGGCTCTACAAAAACGAATGAGATTGGAGTAATCATATGAACCGCCAAAGATTGATGTGCTTTTCGACACTTGCAGAGACTCTGAATTTCTCAAGGGCCGCGGAATGCATGTTTATTTCTCAGCCTGCGTTCAGCAGACAAATCGCAAATCTGGAGAAGGAACTGGGGTGCATTTTACTCAAGCGCAATACTCATAAGGTCGAGCTTACACCCGAGGGGGAAACCTGTCTGCAATTCGTCAACTCGGTGCTGCGTGAATATGACAAGCTCATTGAGGCTGCAAACAGGGCGAGCAACGAAATATCGGGAACCATTTTGATCGGGTACGCCGGCCGGAGCCATATAGAGCTCGTTTTCGAAGGGCTTCGGGACCTTCACGCGCGGTACCCGCATATCAAGGCCCGCATATGCTGCAATCACATTGAAGGGCTGAAAAGGGGGCTTCGTTCCGGGGAATACGATGTAATCATCCTGTTCGAGCCGTGCATCGAGGGTGACAACGATATAGAGTGGATAACGCTTGCAAGGTCGCAATTTGACGCGGTGTTGCCCCAACATCACCCTCTGGCCAATAACAAAAGTATACCGTTAAGCGCCCTGAAAAACGAACGCTTTGTGTCCTCTATCCGTGAAACCGCACCGCAAATCTACGATACGCGTTTAAAGCTCTGTGCCCAGGCCGGGTTTGTGCCAAATATTGTCGAACATGTAAAAAACGCCCAGGCCGCCACCATCTCTGTGGGGGCGCTTGGCCTGGTAACTCTGTTACCCAAGGCAGCTGTAGACCCGTGCACACCGGGCATCAGTATTGTGCCTCTTCAGGGGCTGGAGGGTTCTTTTAATATCATACTGGCATGGCGTAAAGGCGAACAAAACCCGTGCATCCCACTTTTCTGCCGTATTCTCAAGGGGTAGAGCGCCACTGTCCATTGGAATAGCAGCGTTTGGTTATAACAAAACAGCATAATACTTCCCCGGTAATGCGCAGTTTGGCATTTCCAATATCAACGGCATTGTTTTATATTTGTTAGCATAGTTTGATAGCTGTCAAATCGTTGATAATATAAAGGAATCTTTTGTAATGAAGAAAAGCAGAATACCTACTCTTTTACTAAGCATTGTTATGCTGTTGAGTCTGGCAGCCTGTGGGCAGGAGTCAAAATCAGCATCGGGCCCCAGCGGCGAATACAGTACATCGGCAAAGGGCTTCGGTGGCGACGTAAACGTAACGGTTACGCTGGAAAACGGCGTGATTGTGGCCGTGACTGCGGAAGGCCCTTCTGAAACCGCTGGTGTAGGCTCCAACGCAATAGACCAGCTCCCGGATGCGATTGTGGCGGCTGGCAACGCGGATGTGGACGGCGTTTCCGGCGCTACCATGACGAGCAACGCCATTAAGACGGCGGTAAAGAAAGCCCTGAACGAAGCCCGTGGAACCGAACAGGAGGCGTTCGACGGATATACCGAAGGGACGTACACGGGCACGGCCCAGGGCAACAATGGTCCGCTGAAGGTTGAGGTCACGGTAAGTAAGGATAAAATTGAAAGCGTTGAGGTCGTTTCAAACAACGAGACGGCGCTTTTATCCGTGCCGGCTCTTGAGCGCATACCCTCCGAAATCGTGGAACACCAGACGCTGACGCTTGACGCCGTATCCGGCGCGACAGTCACCAGCAACGCAATCATAGCCGCCACAAAGAACGCTGTTCTTCAGGCAGGCGGCAACATGGCGTACCTTGATGCCAACGCATATGCCCCCGAAGCAGGCGATCCCATCGAGAAGGACGCCGAAGTGGTGGTCGTGGGCGCAGGCGGCGCAGGGTTATCGGCGGCCGTCACCGCTCTGCAGAACGGAGCAAGCGTCATACTCATTGAAAAAAATGCGACCCTGGGCGGCAATACACTGCAGAGCGGTTGTGGTTGGTGCTCCGTCAACCCAGAAGTTCAGGGGAAAGTAGAGACCAAGGCTGGCCAGATCGAAACGCTGCAGTCCTATCTTGAATTGAAGCCTGCGGATTACCCCGCAGTAGCCGACGTGCTTGAGGTTCTTCAGGGGCAGATCAGAGATTACCTTGCGGGCGATACGACTTATATGTTCGATTCGGTGGAGCTATTCATATTCCAGACCTACATCATGGGTACGCGTACGGGACTTGACGGCACTACAATTACAGGCAATGTCGATCTGATAAAAACGATGTGCACCCAAAGCGAGGATGCGCGCCAATGGATATACTCTTTCGACATTGATGAATTCAGGAATTACAACACTCCGATCGGCGGTCCCTGGCATCGCAGCCGCGAGCCGCAAAAGAATGAAACCGGGAAAAACGGACTGCCCATGCTTCAAGCGCTGGAAACCTATTTGCTGAATAACGGCGCCGAAATCATGTACGAAACCCGCGCAACCGATCTTATTACGAAAAAAGGAGCCGTTACGGGCGTTCTGGCCAAGAAAACGGACGGTACACCTGTTACGCTCCATGCCAAAAAGGCAGTAATCCTATGCACGGGCGGTTATGGAGCGAATTCCGAGATGGTGTTTAAACACAACAATTATTGGAAGGACCTTCCCGACGACCTGCTGACCACCAACTGCAAAACGAGCACCGGCGACGGAATCACCATGGCTGAAAAAATCGGCGCGCAGCTGACGGGCATGGGATTTGTACAGCTGATGCCGACCTCCAGCCCCGTAACAGGTGATACCTTCAAGAGTATGATCGAGCCGTATGACTTTATATTTGTAGACCCAACGGGCAATCGTTTCATTAACGAGATGGCGGAAGGCAGAGATACGCTTTCCGCGGCGGCGCTGTCCGTAGGCAGTTACTTCTATGTGATCATGGACCAGCAGATGATAGACAATGGAAACTATGATCAGTCCTGGTACGACGCAAAGGTAGATGCGGGTATTTTGGTGAAAGCGGACACGCTTGAAGAACTCGCCAAAAAAATCGACGTGGATTACAACGCGCTGCAAAAGACATTGAACAATTATAACGCGGCAGTAAAAAGCGGCGTGGACTCGTTGGGAAAAACCGAAATGGTACATACTTGCGAAGTCGGCCCGTTTTATGCGTGCCCAAGGCGCCCCGCCATCCATTACACCATGGGCGGCATAACTATCAACAGCAACGCCCAGGTGCTCGACACCGACGGCAACGTCATAAAAGGACTGTATGCCGCTGGTGAAACCACGGGAGGAATCCACGCTGGTAACCGTTGCGGAGGCAACGCGGTCGCGGATATATTCGTATTCGGCAGAATCGCGGGAAAGAATGCGGCGTCGCTAAAAAAATAGCCGATTTCCGCAGCTTTTACTGCAGCTTATGCCAGTATAAGAGGCCGCTTCGTATAACAATGTGCGAAGCGGTTTTTTCCATATACTTTTTTGCTGAAGCGAATATAACCAACAATTTCTGATGCCCATCAGGGCCTAAAGGATGCCATCCGGAAAGAGTTTACTGGCTGCAGCCAACGCTTGTAGATGTTAGGAAATATGCCAAGGAACATATGGAATAACTATCTGGCAAGC
Coding sequences:
- a CDS encoding DMT family transporter, translating into MQYINKIEGVVLVAISAVSFGLMPVFAKIAYTANTSTLTLLFLRFSVAAIFMFLLILMKRLVFPSKKEILIFLLMGAVGYTGQSFCYFTALNFASASVVSLLLYTYPVMVMIGSALFLKEKITFRKILALGFALTGAVVIIGAKGSANSIGIILSVASAVVYSGYILISSKVIKAGMEVQSSAFIMLGASIVYGIVNFTSGFSAPQNIKGISAVVMIALISTVLAFWSFFSGLEKIGPSSAALVSILEPVVTVFSSVMILSEKITLNIIIGGFLVIVSLLVILTSASESDETETISLTKNST
- a CDS encoding LysR family transcriptional regulator yields the protein MNRQRLMCFSTLAETLNFSRAAECMFISQPAFSRQIANLEKELGCILLKRNTHKVELTPEGETCLQFVNSVLREYDKLIEAANRASNEISGTILIGYAGRSHIELVFEGLRDLHARYPHIKARICCNHIEGLKRGLRSGEYDVIILFEPCIEGDNDIEWITLARSQFDAVLPQHHPLANNKSIPLSALKNERFVSSIRETAPQIYDTRLKLCAQAGFVPNIVEHVKNAQAATISVGALGLVTLLPKAAVDPCTPGISIVPLQGLEGSFNIILAWRKGEQNPCIPLFCRILKG
- a CDS encoding FAD-binding protein — encoded protein: MKKSRIPTLLLSIVMLLSLAACGQESKSASGPSGEYSTSAKGFGGDVNVTVTLENGVIVAVTAEGPSETAGVGSNAIDQLPDAIVAAGNADVDGVSGATMTSNAIKTAVKKALNEARGTEQEAFDGYTEGTYTGTAQGNNGPLKVEVTVSKDKIESVEVVSNNETALLSVPALERIPSEIVEHQTLTLDAVSGATVTSNAIIAATKNAVLQAGGNMAYLDANAYAPEAGDPIEKDAEVVVVGAGGAGLSAAVTALQNGASVILIEKNATLGGNTLQSGCGWCSVNPEVQGKVETKAGQIETLQSYLELKPADYPAVADVLEVLQGQIRDYLAGDTTYMFDSVELFIFQTYIMGTRTGLDGTTITGNVDLIKTMCTQSEDARQWIYSFDIDEFRNYNTPIGGPWHRSREPQKNETGKNGLPMLQALETYLLNNGAEIMYETRATDLITKKGAVTGVLAKKTDGTPVTLHAKKAVILCTGGYGANSEMVFKHNNYWKDLPDDLLTTNCKTSTGDGITMAEKIGAQLTGMGFVQLMPTSSPVTGDTFKSMIEPYDFIFVDPTGNRFINEMAEGRDTLSAAALSVGSYFYVIMDQQMIDNGNYDQSWYDAKVDAGILVKADTLEELAKKIDVDYNALQKTLNNYNAAVKSGVDSLGKTEMVHTCEVGPFYACPRRPAIHYTMGGITINSNAQVLDTDGNVIKGLYAAGETTGGIHAGNRCGGNAVADIFVFGRIAGKNAASLKK